A window of Rhododendron vialii isolate Sample 1 chromosome 11a, ASM3025357v1 genomic DNA:
GATCCCGACTTCATTTGTGAGTCCTGCCCAAAAATCAATCAGGATAGATTAGTGAAATTATATGGTTCAGAGAAGAAATGGTCCTCCTCCTATATGGAGAGCAAATATGGTTCAGGGAAGAAATGGTCCTCCTACAATATGGTGAGCAAAAAACTATTCAATCCTACTGTATAAGCATATATAAAGGCATGCTACAAATTGACAGCTGAAGAAATCACCCAGTACTAAATCCTAGTAAGAAGGACTAGATCCACAAGGACAAACCTAAAAAAGAAGCATCACAGTGTAACAAAACTTAAATCCCCGTAATGCAGACATAGTAGTGCATTAAGAATAAAAACCTTAAAAACAAATTTGCAGTTTATGGCAGAAATTACTGTTTTAAGGCAGAAATTGATAGATGTAGAGGAATGGCTGCCCAATCCTATCAATCTAACAAATCTTACATATTCTATTTCACATAATACCTACATTTTGAGAATCTGCATCACTTCCTTCACTTGAATGTTCACTTGCACTTTCAGCACTTCAAACCAAAATAAGGTATGTCAGTAACAGATGACAACAAAGTGATTCGCAGTCATTAGCTTAGGCAACAAACACAATGAAGCAAGAAAGCAGTAGGGACTTCTGAAGACCCGGCAACTATAAACTATTAAACAGATTCATCAGATATAACATCCTGATAACATCAAGGACAACTTTCATAATCATTATCAGAGCTCCCCATTACCAATGGGGAAATGGTAAgctgcttttcttttctttcttcctcacccTTTTGGGTCACATTTGTGATGCCCAGAACCAATAAAAGTTGTGCTGAATTGCTGATGTGGTTCGATGGGGAGGAATTCATCTAACATCAATTCCCTAAAGCTAGCTCATAAAAAATGGGACCCATTTTCTACCAGAATGCATTTGGCTTGAAAGAaataagttttttatttttatttttatgtgttGGAGGCATGTTAATAGTACTAGAATGAAGAGTCAAACCAGCACTTATCATATAACTAGATTGCAGGAAGGGTGACCTTACGGATAAATGTTTAGGATTTTGTTGACGGCATAGAAGCTTTTGATTCTGTTTAAGCATCGACCATGGTGTATGctacttttttctcttttggcaCTCATTTACAAACTTCTTTTTGTTATTAGTAACAATTTATGAAAGCATCATattaacttttctttttccaaacccAATTTCTTGACCCAATCTCCAAAAGCTTGTTTTAGAAAATTTCTTCATTCAATGAATCAGTTTCTTGAATCCAAAGCCACAATCCAATGGTCGTATTACATGAAGCGGCAGTGGCTACTAGACATGGACTAGCTACTGAAATGTATGGCCATGCAACTCATCACCTAAACGCACAAGGCTTACCTTCTGGAGCAGACTCCATTAGCTAATGCACCTGAGGTTTTACCGGGCCCATTGTTTTTTCCAGAAACCGTATTTGAACTGCTCAAACTTTTCTTAGACCTCTTAATGGGTAGCTTCTCCCTCCCCTCCGATAGTTTGCCATCTGTTTCCATGCTACTAAGAGTATTACCCTACACGCAAATATAATTGTCATTCTACAAACTACTCCAAATGGCCAATAAGAAAGTTTGCTCAACAATAAACGAAGTAACATTGGAGTACTCACAGAAGCCTCAGCTACACCATTAGGGGAAGGCACAGGGAAAGGACTAAAAGGATAAGATCCCTGTTACAAAAATATGGCTGAATTAATGGCGTCAAGACATTAAGGCCGTGATTTGAGGAGCTCAGGTAAAAGGAGATTTCCAAGAATTACCGGAGGAATAGATGGATGAGCATATATGCCACCATGGGGATACAGAGCAACATATGGGTGTGGTGTCGTACCATAGGGTGGCATAATGTGCTGCATATACACgccaaaattaacaaatgatgCAGAAACACAATATCGAGCATAGAACAATGGTTACTATATGTGGTACGTATTAACATTGTGAGGTCAACAGGATGAAACCATGAGGAACTTATCACCTTCAATGAAATACCACCATTACTTTATTCCAACTTTCctaaaccaaatttaaaaaattgtattatcaTGGCAGACATGGCCCAGCCAAGTTAATCATGGGGAGCATTATTATAATCAAGGTGTTGTACTACATGATGCATTCTTGTTAATGAACTTTAAAAACACATAGTGAAACCCAATTTGGCGTACTTGCGAACACCAAATACCATGTAGTAAATACAATGCGACACCGAGTAATGGCATTAAAACTACATTCAGGTCTCTTTCCATATGTAtatcaaaaaacaaatgcaTGGATCAGCTAATGAAAATGATGGGCTACGAAGCAAGCCGTATGACCGGCAGATAAAAACGTTAAAGTTGTCACAAATCCTCTAGGCTTGCTTATGAAGCAGAAACAAACCACCTAAGATCAAGCTGATGTGATAAACCAGACCAAACCTTCCAAAATATGCACATGGTCACAAGTTAAAAAAGTAAGGTCTCTGAGACTCATGGACAAGGTGAATGCTAGACAAACCACCTTTTCTGCTAAGTTAACCTCGTAAATAAGCTTTAATGGGCTGGTTGAGCACTTTCTAGCTTGATAAGCATTCCATAAATGCATGAACAGTTAAATAACCCAACATAAAGCTTAGCTTGGCTCATTGGAATGCTATGATATTAAGCATATCATATGACCCACAGTTTGACCATTTCAACAATCCAAGACCATAAAGCTTAGCTTGGCTCGTGCAGTGCAGGTATGGACAGAGCTAACACTACTTGAAACCCAAACTAATGCAAGACCAAATATACCTGAACTCCCCACATGTAGGGATGAGCTTGGGGGCTCGATGCCAAGAACCCAGGGGGAGGCATAGGAGAATATGCCTGTTACATACAAAAGCTATAACATCACAACCACTAACAAGTTTCTTGACTAAGAAATTAAGGACATAAATCCTCGGTCACATGGTCAGACCTGAAACCCGGACCAGTCTGGATTCATTGTCCCAGTGGGTGTAGATGAAGATTGTTCCTGAACAATGTAAAAGTACACAAAAACATAAACAATGCAAAATAAATCAGCAAAATAATGCATTCGCCAGTGAAACAAAGAGTACTTTCAGTGAGCAACAAAAGTATACCTGCGCGCTAGGCGTCTTCGGCTCCTTCGGTTTATTAGTTTCACTACTACCCATGATTTGTTCAACTCGACCAACACCTCGAGAAATTCAAACCATCCTGCAAAACCTCAACTGTATTACAACAGTGGGTTAAAAGTTTTGAACCAATTCTAAGGCCTATAATGTAAACCAACTCTACACATAAAACACCAAGCAAAGGAAgtaaaccccaaggggttggcccaGTGGTCAAGCTTGGGACTTAAGGGATTTGCTCCCTCCTAATGTCTCAGGTTTGAAACCACTTAGttgttatcaactcctttgggtcAGTTCATACAGAGCAAATTAATTGGGACCCCAGGAAGTGGTGGCTAGGATTGGTCCttggattagtcgaggtgcggaAAATCTGAcccggacacttgagttataaataaaaaataaaaaaaaagcaaaaacataTAAGACGCTTATGTATGCATGTGTGTGATTTCCAGAGATATGTGGAGCAACGCAAGTTTTCCTAAAGAGACAAAATTCTGCATATCGTCATCGTTCGTAATCAGATTTTCGCccataaaaacaaaattggagCTGAATACAGATAAAAACAACTGACGGGGaccgaaaaaaattaacttttttagACGATCAAAAACGTAAGAGGGAAACAAAAACCTGTATCAAAAGAGAGATACAATGAGGATAAAGATATGAACTTTATATGCCAAGTATTACCGCTAAAACATATACGAAAGCCTGAGACAACAACGAACAGGTAAAGGGTCCAGGCTCGATCTCGAAACAAATTCTAGGGCAAACTTGAGCAATCCACGGACGGCAACCGACAATGCAGTAGAGGGAGAAGGCAAGGGTTTTAATCGATTGTTTTTATATgtgagatctctctctctctctttctctctcgctcGCGCTCGGAATTACACGAGCACTCCAGCAGAGAATTAAGAACATACGTCAGCGTTGGGGTTTGCATTCCTGTTTCAATTAGCCTCGTCCGTTAGGGACCGTTAGTTGGCCGTTAGGTCAATTAAcaaagtctttttttctttttaatcggaaAGCCAAAGCCAAAGTACTGCAATGGGAAATTTATGAAAATGGTCCTCCTAATTTCATtcgagtctcattttcatcctccaagtattaattacaatttttttgaccttcaagtttgatttttatACCAAATTGGTTCAATTAATAACTTTTGTCAGCTAAActagaagaaaaaaatcatattgataGTAGTTTGGACGTTGTAGTTCGTTTCAAGCAGGTCCAATTGATGACGTCTGCCcttaatctgattttttccgtcCAATTTGGCTGACAGacattatcaattggaccaatttggtatgAAAACCacacttgaaggtcaaaagagttgcgattgatacttggaggatgaaaatgagactcgggtaAAATTaagaggaccatttctataaattttcctACTGCAATTTTCATTGAAGTACTTTGCTggatctggttttttttttttttttaaatttattgaaGTACTTTGCAGTGTTTTTTTCAATGGGACTGGGAGTGGACTGAGAACTATTGAATCATCTGTTGAAGTGCtggaactatttttttattgaagtaCTTTTACTTAGAAGAGAATATGAaatattttgttgttggttGATGCAATTCGTGGGCAAAACCGTGTCCGGACTGCGACTCACAGTTCGGATTGGAACCAAATCGTGAGAtttttggtccggacacggattttattttaaaaaaactgtgaCTTCAGATTAAGATTGGATTCATAGGAATTCGATCTGGACCGTGTGCAGCCCTAATGGGTCTGGCTCCGACGTTGATTTCACAAGacttttttattacttttgtgttgtttttgttatattttgctTTGTTGTTTGTTGTACTTTGTTTAAGTGTAAATATAACTGGCATGATCTTTTTCCACCACGTGGCGGTGGCGTAGAccattaaataattttttcccgTGTTGCTATCCCAACCGCACCAATTCACCACACCACTCCACTCTCCGCTCATGCAAAACGGTGCCGTTGTGGCACAAGTTGGTCCTGTTTGGTGCCTAATAAATGGGCATGATGATTGATGTAGAAGGTTTTGCTGGAAATGAATCACTAGTAGTTGAAGGGGACAAGGAATGCCCTTTGCCACGCGAATCAGACTAGGTTTATCTCAGATGCGGGATTACCAATGTGGCGATTGGAATCAGGAAAGGAAGCTGTGGCACTTCTGAATATGAGGAGGGGTGAACTCCTTGCTTTTTTGAAAGCATATCTAGAAAACATTTCAATTTCAGAACTAGGCTGAGTAAAAGACTATACTAAACGTTCGGCTAGGAATGAAGAAGCCGTAAAACCCCTCGCGCGACACATATAGAGGGAGATTTTAGCatcaagatctatattgatgaTCCAAAACTCTTTATATTTGAAGAAGCCGTGGTTCCTTCTCATTCTTCAGAGTCTGCTAATCGAAGAGCTCGTATATATTCCCAATGAAGGCATTAAACCGGTCAccctctctaaaaaaaatgtgaaatgttTGCTTTATTTTTAGGTGAAATTACACGAACACCCCCTCATATATCTGGTTTTGACACGAACAccccctaacctttaaaaacgctCATACACACCCCGTCATCTTCTACTGTTACCTAAGGAGCACCCTTCCGTTTGAGTACCGTTTGTTGCAAGGCACATGTCAAtacttttgccaaattttagacaaaaatgccctttaacGGCAACATATACCCAGTTGCCTTTCATACCTCATTTCTCATTCTCACTTTATATTAGAGATTCCCTCTCTCACTCTGTATcagatatctctctctctctctctctctctctctctctctctctctcttaaagatacaactccaaccaaacccaaaactggATTGATTCCTACTGTCGTTGTGGAGAAAAAGCCCCCTTGAGGACTTCAAatacaaaatggatgacaagcaAATGCAAAACAATAAAAGCCCCAATTTTTAAAGGTTATCGAAGTCACcactgtacaatacctttcaAAAAACCCTAGTATTcccaaacaaaaaccctaatgtaTGCATATATCATATAATATGATCATATAATATGAACATATACATCTACATTTGCGCcatttaataagaaaatctaggatttttttacatataaaacataCCTTCTAAAGTAGGGTTTGCCACGATCTACAGCTTTTCTACAATGTACACGATCCGATGTTCTTCGAAACTTAGGTTTTCTTCACGATCTAGGGTTAGCCATGATCTACAATGCaagttgaagagagagaggaagagagacagAAGCACCATGATCGATCGAGTAGGGTGGAGAGAAATTTCTGATCGAGTGAAATGTGGTATATGCTTGTTGCTCCCATTTCATAACAAAGGGTATATTTCACATTTCGTTCATTCCGTTAATGGCGTTgaggtttttttccttttcagtagatgagggggtgtgtatgggtgtttttaaaggttatggggtgtccgtgtccaaaccagatagatgagggggtgttcgtgtaatttcaccaagggtatatttgacatttcattcattccgttaacggcgttgaggttttttttccttttcagtagatgagggggtgtgtatGGGCGTTTTTAAAGATTAGGGGGTGTCCGTGTCCAAACCAGATAGATGAGGTAGTGTCCGTGTAATTTCACCTTGTTTTTAAGCACTGTGGGGCACAGTAGGGAGTCCTAAGGCGGGAATTCTACTAAAGTAGCCATAGCGTTGATTGCTCTCCTTGTTCTATTTGTATGGGTGAATTATCAACATGAAAGCCTTCTTTTTAAAAGTACTCCTGAAGGACAATCATAATGGGAAGCTGCTTACTAAGAGAGAGCTATTTAAGGGGATACTTCCTTCCTTAGGTGCACCCAGGGGTGAGTGCGTTATGAAACCACCGCAATCCATTGGTTTTTCTTCCCACTTCAAAAgacttttgttttctcttcacGGAAACGTCTTTTTGGGAGGTAGATCCCTAGTCTCACAGGGAGGAGTTGTTTTCTTTCCCTCTGTGGTTTAAGCCTGATAATGGAACGGCCCGCCTGGCCACTATGAACTAATATTACGTCGATTGAGTAAGTACTTCTTTTTGTTGTGCCTTTAACATGAAGTGGGAGCGATCACGAGCGAAGATGTGTCGAAGTGAAAGCACCTGGGATTATTGAACGTAAATCTGTGCACGAGCCTATGCAAACAGGTTTAAAAGCGGTGGATAGCCTGGTTCCTATAGGCCGTGGTCAACGAGAACTGATAATCAACGACCGACAAACTGGAAAAACCGCTATTGCTATCGATTCCATATTAAACCAAAAGCAAATGAACTCAAGGGCCACCTCGGAGAGTGAGACATTGTATTGTGTCTATGTAGCAATTGGGCAAAAACGCTCAACTGTGGCACAATTAGTTCAAATTCTTTCCGAAGTGAATGCTTTGGAATATTTCATTCTTGTAGCAGCCACCGTTTCAGATCTTGCTCCTCCGCAATTTCTGGCCCCATATTCTGGCTGTGCCATGGGGGAATATTTCCACAATAATGGAATGCACGCATTAATAATCATCCATTTCGggtccaaaaaaataattcaagccGCAAGTTATtctttaaatgttttttttttgacttcttttttttgaaactttttttttttgagttcttgtaaaaaattatctcaatctgATATTCATAAGGGCTTATTTTCATTTCTAGGGGCCTTACGAATTCTGAAAAAGCCTTTACCAATATTGAACCAATAAAAGGTATTTTGAAACTAATGAGTGGACTAAATTGTCTTTGTATGACCCAAAATGGGCctcataaaaaataatcaatcaatAATCTAAAATTGAGTGTTTCGTCACACAATCATAGATTAAAGATTtatgccgataaaaaaaaacggTGGCTCTGTGTATGAATTCTGAAATAGCTCGTAcaaatatcggattgagctaatttttttacaagaaccaatataaaaatatattaagaATAACTTGatgtttgaaatattttctaGGGACCAataatgagccccacaaaatcatcaatcatCATGCCCATTTATTAGGCACCAAATGGGGACCAACTTGTGCCACAACGGCACCGTTTTTTTATATATGATCGATGAGCGCGGTGAATTGGTGCCGTGGGGTAgactttttcaaaatagacaattcgCAGCGTGTCTTGTTCACAGTTGACAAATTCACAGAGCCCTAGAATTTATAACAGACAATATTTTGTAACAAGAAGTCCACAAGGTATGTACAAGCTAGTTGATC
This region includes:
- the LOC131308604 gene encoding bZIP transcription factor 16-like isoform X2; the encoded protein is MGSSETNKPKEPKTPSAQEQSSSTPTGTMNPDWSGFQAYSPMPPPGFLASSPQAHPYMWGVQHIMPPYGTTPHPYVALYPHGGIYAHPSIPPGSYPFSPFPVPSPNGVAEASGNTLSSMETDGKLSEGREKLPIKRSKKSLSSSNTVSGKNNGPGKTSGALANGVCSRSAESASEHSSEGSDADSQNDSQMKSGSGQDSLEAEASQNSGAIYGSQNGGPNTPPTMVNHTMAIMPPCVPGPTTNLNIGMDYWGAGPVAGGMITAGSRESIQSQPWPQSRTKESLKDREESSPIGNLHVDPG
- the LOC131308604 gene encoding bZIP transcription factor 16-like isoform X1; the protein is MGSSETNKPKEPKTPSAQEQSSSTPTGTMNPDWSGFQAYSPMPPPGFLASSPQAHPYMWGVQHIMPPYGTTPHPYVALYPHGGIYAHPSIPPGSYPFSPFPVPSPNGVAEASGNTLSSMETDGKLSEGREKLPIKRSKKSLSSSNTVSGKNNGPGKTSGALANGVCSRSAESASEHSSEGSDADSQNDSQMKSGSGQDSLEAEASQNSGAIYGSQNGGPNTPPTMVNHTMAIMPPCVPGPTTNLNIGMDYWGAGPVAGGMITAGSRESIQSQPWPQDERELKRQRRKQSNRESARRSRLRKQTECDELALRTEALNEENATLRTELSCIRSEYEQLLSENASLKERLGEAPAQEDPRAGGN
- the LOC131306914 gene encoding ATP synthase subunit alpha, mitochondrial-like, producing MALSGSDHERRCVEVKAPGIIERKSVHEPMQTGLKAVDSLVPIGRGQRELIINDRQTGKTAIAIDSILNQKQMNSRATSESETLYCVYVAIGQKRSTVAQLVQILSEVNALEYFILVAATVSDLAPPQFLAPYSGCAMGEYFHNNGMHALIIIHFGIPMASNFATY